The nucleotide window GAAGAGACGATTGTTGGGGCTGCCGTAGCAGTAGTTTTGACAGGAATCCCCGCCGGCTGTTCGGCAGCAGAAGCCGCAGGCGACGGCAACTACGACACCGTTCACGCCGGATGCTCCGTTCTTGGTCCGAGTTATATTCGTGCTCTTTGCCGTGTCTTTGATCGTCCTCATCCTCGTACCCAAAGTCCGGCGGCAGAGAGCGGAACGTTTGGCAAGGGACATCGATGAATACGGAATCATCGATTGCATGATCGGGTATCCGAACAGTCACTACGGGTCGTTGAGACACCAGTGGGCGCCGGGGCTGCCACACTAAAGCCCCAGTCGATAACCTTCCAGGACTTCATCGAGGTGAACGGCCTCCAGGAACAACGCCCAGTCGGCCCGTCCCGCACATTCCTTGTTGAATCGCGTCCCGCCCCATGGGAACAGCGGTCTGACAAGCGGAGGCCTTTGGGTAAGAGCGGAGGATCATTTGGTTCAACACCGATCAGGGCATAGTGGAACTGGCAGCTCGCGGAGAAGACCTCACAGTCTTGAACGAAAGGTTGTTCGACGCGGGGGAGCCGTGATGTAGCGGCTGATGCCGCGGGCAGCGACCGCCGAAACGCTGGCTGGGCTGCCCGAACCAGCGGGCTACAGCTCCAAGCCCCTGCGGCGTGATGACGTCCGTGGCCGGCCGAATCGGTATAGGCAGTAGAGAAGCAGGAGCAGCGCGATCAGGCCGGAGGCAATCAAGGCCACTCCGACGCCCCACCCTCCGGGCAGCCACCACTGCTCACCGAACATCCACCAGCCCGGCCGGGATGGTTGGGCAAGCCATACTATGCCTGCAACAACAACCATCAGCCCGCCCACGGCGCCGGCCACGATGCGAGGCCACGTCTGCACTTCCTTCATGGCCAATCTGATCGTGCGGATCTTCACACGGGCCACCAGATGCTTAGCCCACGCGTTGTGTACCGAGAGCACCACCAGTCCGCCCACGATGGCGAGCAGGCCCGGGCCCGGCAAGACGAGCATCGCCACGCCAACCAGGATGAGGGTCCAGCCGAGCACTTCGACACCGGTCCGCCGCAGCCATAGCGGGATGGCATCGACTCTTCTCCCCATGAGCAAATCTTCCCACGGCAGGGCCGCCTGCAGGCAGAAGATCCCAAATTGACCCGGCGCCCGGTCCGCCTATTATGAGCATTTTGGATCGCCGTCAGGTTTCCCTGGTCGACGTAGGAGTTGTGCTCGACGGTCCGGATGTAAAGCGGGCTCTCTCCGTCGCCGTGCATGGTCGGCCTGGTCTGGTAGCCACCAATGAATCCCAGCCGGTCCCCAGCAGTGTGAACCAGGCGCGCGGCGAACGCAGCAAACAGGTGGGCGTCCCCGACATGCACGTCGCTGCAATAGGTGTCTCTTGGTTCGTCGTGGACATATTGAACCGCATCGCGCGCTTTGTGCCGCTTCATGACAATCCCCACGCTGCGGGCGCCCGAAGTCATGATCGAGACCGGCTGAATTGACGCAGCTTATGGGCTCGGGATGGTTATCCCTGTACTCGACGTTCCGCCGGTGTTTGCCACAGCGTTAGTTATCTACGTCCATGCGGAAGGCGCGACGCATGGCCGCTGCTGTGTCTCCTACAGCCTCAGGCATTAGGTGACTTTAACGGTCAATGGTTGTCGTGATGCTTACATGACCCAAATAACACTGCCCGTGAACGCGAGCGAGTCGTCCTTAGCAGTGCCACGCCCTTGCAAGGACTAGTTCAGCGTTTCTGATCGCGAACAAAAAACCCCGGAAACCGTTCAGTTTCCGGGGTTTTTCAGTGTGCGCGGAGGGGGACTTGAACCCCCACCCTCAATAAGAGGACTAGCACCTCAAGCTAGCGCGTCTGCCATTCCGCCACCCGCGCAGGTGGTGTTTTCGTTCAGTTTCGGCGAACCGATTCCTTCGAAAGCAGCGAGAAAAACTCTAACACGTTTTGGCCGAAGTGTTGAATCGAGGACTTTCCTACCCCGTTCCGGCGCGTTTCCATTACATCGGGCTGCCGCCACGGAAGCAGATCGCTAGGCTGGAGCCAAGCACCCCCGTCTGCAAGGAGCCCGAAAATGCCTGCCCTCCGTCCGCAAGATGAAGTTGTCCGCATTTGCCAGGAACTGATCCGGATCGACACCTCTAATTTCGGTGACAATGCGGGTCCCGGGGAACGGGCAGCCGCCGAGTACGCGGCCGGCTTGCTGGAGGAAGTGGGTCTGTCCACGGAGATTTTCGAGTCCTCTCCGGGACGTGCTTCAGTCGTCACCCGCATGGCGGGGGAAGATCCTTCCGCAGACGCACTGGTGGTCCATGGACATCTGGATGTCGTGCCTGCGCAGAAAGAAGACTGGCAGGTCGATCCCTTCAGCGGCGAGGAAAAGGATGGTCTGATCTGGGGCCGTGGAGCGGTGGACATGAAGGACATGGATGCCATGATCTTGTCCGTGGCCCGCGACATGGCCCGAACCGGAACCAAGCCGAAGCGGGACATCGTTTTCGCTTTCTTCGCCGATGAAGAGGCCGGCGGCAAATACGGGGCTCGTTGGGCCGTAGATAACCGACCCGAGCTTTTCGACGGCGCCACGGAAGCGATTTCGGAAGTAGGTGGCTTCTCTGCCAACATCGGCGGGAAACGTGCCTACCTGCTCCAGACGGCGGAGAAAGGCATCGCATGGTTGCGCTTGGCCGTCAGCGGGCGGGCTGGACACGGTTCGCAGATTAACACGGACAACGCGGTGACCACGTTGGCAGGCGCCGTGGGCCGGATCGGCGCCCATCAGTGGCCCATAGAGTTGACGGACACGAGCCGCCGGTTCCTGGACGGCGTAACGGAACTCACCGGCGTCGAATTCGATCCGGACAATCCGGACATACTGCTCAAGGAACTGGGGACCGTGGCACGTTTCGTCGGCGCCACGCTGCAAAACACTTCCAATCCGACTGTGCTGAAGGCCGGTTACAAGGAAAACGTCATACCTGGCCTGGCCGAAGCCCGGATCGACGCGCGGACTCTGCCGGGCCAGGACGAACTGGTGCTGGCCAAGATTCAGGAGTTGGCGGGGCAGGACGTTGACATCTCCTACATCCACCAGGACTCGGCGCTCGAAGTACCGTTCGCCGGAAACCTCGTGGACGCAATGGTGGATTCGCTCAGGCACGAGGATCCGGAGGCAGTGGTTCTGCCGTACACGCTTTCCGGCGGGACGGACAACAAGTCGTTGGCCAGACTCGGGATCACCGGATACGGGTTCGCGCCGCTCCAACTGCCCGATGACCTGGACTTCACAGGCATGTTCCACGGCGTGGACGAACGGGTTCCCGTGGACTCCCTGAAGTTCGGTACGCGGGTGCTGCAACGGCTGCTGACCACTTACTAGCACGGGACGCACCGATGACCAAGACAGTTGAAGAGTTGCTGCCGGAGGCGATGCTCGCTACCTTCCGCTCCCGGGCGGCCGGTTATGACGAGGCCAACTCCTTCTGCCACGAGGACTTCGCTGATCTTCAGGCCGCGGACTATCTGAAGATGCTTGTGCCGGATGCCAACGGCGGGCTCGGCTACGGCCTGCGGCAGGCCTCCCTGGCCCAGCTCCGGCTAGCCAGTGCCGCCCCGGCCACGGCATTGGCTGTCAACATGCACCTGGTCTGGACCGGGGTCGCCCAGGTGATGCGGGCCCGCGGGGACCGGAGCCTGGACTTCGTGCTCGAAGAAGCAAGCCGGGGTGAGATTTTCGGGTTCGGCGTCTCCGAAGCCGGGAACGATCACGTTCTGTTCGACTCCACCACGGTCGCTACGCCACAGGACGATGGCGGTTATTCCTTCACGGGAACCAAGGTCTTTACCAGCCTCTCGCCCGTATGGACGAGGCTTGGAACTTTCGGGCGCGACGACGACGGCGACGAGCCCCAGCTGGTCTGGGCCTTCATCGACCGGAAAGCACCCGGCTACCGCATCAAGGACGATTGGAACACGCTGGGAATGCGCGCCAGCCAGTCGAATACGACGGTGTTGGACGGCGTACGCGCCCGGCCGGAACGGGTCTTCCGGAAGCTGCCGGTCGGGCCAAACCCGGACCCGCTGATCTTCGGCATCTTCAGTTGCTTCGAAATCCTGCTGGCCTCCGTCTACACCGGCATCGGGATGCGAGGGGTGGAGCTGGCCGTGGAGAACGTCCGCCGGCGGACATCCCTGAAGACCGGCAAGAGCTACGCACAGGATCCGGACATCCGCTGGCGCGTTGCCGATGCGGCGATCGAAATGGACGGCCTCTATCCACAGCTGGAATCCATCGCCCGGGATGTCGACGCTCTCGTCGACCACGGGCCGATGTGGTTCCCCAAACTGGCATCCGTCAAGGTTAGGGCGACGGAAACGGCAAAGCGCGTTGTCGAGCACGCGGTAAGGGTCTCCGGGGGCGGCGGGTATTTCCGCGGCAGCGAACTGGAGCGCCTGTACCGGGATGTGCTGGCCGGGCTTTACCACCCCTCGGACGACGAATCAGCGCACGGCACGGTGGCCAACGCCTGGCTTGGCCCTATCGAGGACTAGGCCCCGGGGGACAAGTCAGACGGTGGCCTCGACGCGCAGGACTTTCCGCCGCATCCAGTACTTGCGGCTACCGCCCATGTAGAAGCGGGTCCGGATCAGGTCCCACTTGCCGTATTCGGCGTGCTCAGCCAGCGCCCGGCGGGCCTCCTTGACAGATTCGCCCTTATTGACAGTCAGGACAAGATATTCGTACTGGCGGAGGTGGTCGCGTTCGCGCTGGATGGAGCCGCTGCTAATTTGTTCTCTCATTGGCCCTCCAATCTCTTCACTTATTCTTCCCACAACAGCTAACGTCTACTACATGGCAATTGATCCGCGTGTCGCACTCCAGTCGTTTACAGCTGCCCTTGAGGAACATCTTGCCGCATCCGCCAGCCGGCGCGGTGAGGATGATCCTGCGGTGGAGGCCGCATTCTCCTCCATTATGGAAACCTTCGAAGCCTATGAAGACGCACTCTACGACGCGTACGGCGAAGTTACGCCGCTGGTCATTTACGACGAGTCCGAAGACGAGGACGACGACGCCGGTGAGGACTATGAAGAGGTCATGGACCCCTTCGACGACGATCTGGAAATTGAGGAAAAGTAGGCCTCCCGCAGCTGCATTCCTATATAGGTACTACGGTACCGAGATATCGTCGAGCGCAGAAGCGATCTCCGGCGGGATGCTCTTCGGGGCAGCCTTGAGGATCTGTTCCAGCTGGCCGGGTGTCCGTGGACCGATCACGGCAGTCTCAATGCCGGGTTGTTCCAGCGTCCAGCCCAGGGCAAGTTCAAGCGGCTGTACATCCAGGCCACGGGCTGCGGTTGCCAGCGCCTCGGCGATTCTGGCGGGCCTTCCGGCAAGATAAGGTTCCACGAAGCCCGCTCTGTTTTCGGAGGCCCCCCGCGAGTCCGCCGGTGTGCCGTTCCGGTACTTGCCTGTCAGCACCCCGCGGCCAAGGGGGGACCAGGCCATAACTCCGGTCCCCAAAGCCCGCGCCGCCGGGATAACTTCCCGTTCTGCCGTTCGCTGGAGTAACGAGTATTCGCACTGCACGGCCACCAGCGGGACGGCACTCAGAGACACGGCCCGGGCCAGTTGCCAGCCCGAGTAATTGGAAACTCCCACATAGCGTGCGCGGCCGGAAGACACGGCGAACTCCAGGGCGGAAAGCGTTTCCTCCAGGGGCGCGTTGTCGTCCCAGACATGTGCCAGCCATACGTCGAGATAGTCCGTGCCCAGACGCGCCAGGCTGGCGTCGAGAGAACGCAGCATTGCGCCCCGGGAGGTGTCCACTTCCCTTGCACCGTCGCGGCGGACCATCCCCGCCTTGGAAACCACAGTTACTTCCTGGCGGGGGACCAGCTCGCCCAGAAACGCACCGATGATCGCTTCGCTGCCGCCTTCGGCGTAAGCGGCCGCAGTATCGAGCAGCGTGCCTCCTGCATCCAGATAGGAGCGAAGCATCGTTGCCGCGCTCTCTTCGTCCGTCTCCTGGCCCCATGTCATGGTGCCTAACGACAGGCGCGGTACTTTCAGCCCACTTTGACCTAACCGATTCTGCTCCATGGGCAAAAGCCTACGGCCTGCCACGCCGCAGCCGGGAACTGACCCGCGCATGAGTCGCGCATGTGGTAGGTAGCTCATACCGTAGGAGGATCTTTGTCACGGCTGCTGTGTCCAGTTCTGCCGCAGCCGTGGTCGTGCTTTAAGGTCTAAGTTGTGACTTGGCTAGAAGCGGCCTTTCTGGGACTCATCCAGGGCCTGACCGAATTCCTCCCGATTTCCTCCAGCGCACATCTGCGCGTTGCGGGTGAACTCCTGCCCGGCGCCTCGGATCCCGGCGCCGCGTTTACCGCCATCACGCAGCTGGGCACGGAGACCGCAGTCCTGGTCTATTTCTGGAAAGACATCGTCCAGATCGTGAAGTCCTGGTTCGGCTCCCTGACAGGGAAGGTGCCACGGAACAACCCGGATGCCCGAATGGGCTGGCTGATCATAATCGGCTCCGTCCCCATCGGTGTGCTCGGCCTGCTGTTCGAGGACCAGATCGAAGGGACCTTCCGGAGCCTGTGGATCGTGGCGACCATGCTGATCGTCTTCGGGTTGTTCCTGGCCATCGCCGACACAATCGGCAAGCAGGTCCGGACTCTGGATAAGCTCAGCTATAAGCACGGTATCCTGTACGGTCTGGCCCAGGCGCTGGCGCTCATCCCGGGCGTCTCACGTTCGGGCGGAACCATCACGGCCGGCCTCCTCATGGGTTACACGCGTGAGGCGGCCGCCCGGTACGCGTTCCTGCTGGCGATTCCGGCGGTATTTGCCAGTGGGCTCTACCAATTGGCTACGAGCTGGAACGAGCCTGGGCCGTACGGTGGGGGCGAAACCGCTCTGGCGACGCTGGTGGCCTTTGTGGTCGGTTTCGTCATCATCGGATGGTTCCTCAAGTACGTCTCAACCCGCAGCTACAAGCTCTTCGTCTGGTACCGGATAGCGCTCGGGTTGCTGCTGTACATCCTGCTTGGTATCGGCGCCATCAACGCCTAGCAACGCCATAAGTACGACGGCGGTCCCGCCGGACCGTGATTCTCACCGGAAGGAACAGCCATTGTTTGGTTGGAATGCGCGCCCAGTGCCTCAGATCGCCGGAGGCCGCAACACGCTGGCCCTCTTTGATACGGCCGCGGGGGAGATGGTCCAACTGGATCCCGCTCCCACCGGTTCGTTGTATGTCTGCGGTATCACCCCTTACGACGCCACCCACATGGGCCATGCCGCCACCTATGTCAGTTTCGACCTGCTCAACCGCTACTGGCGCGATGCCGGCCGGGAAGTCCAGTACGTGCAGAACGTCACTGATATTGACGATCCGCTGCTGGAACGGGCTAACGCCACGGGCGTGGACTGGGAAGCGCTGGCCAAGGACCAGACCAACCTCTTCCGCGAAGACATGGAGGCACTCAATGTGCTGCCGCCAAACCACTACATCGGCGCGGTCGAGTCCATCGAATGGATCATTCCGGCAATCGAGCAACTGATCTCCGAGGGGCTGGCATACCGCGTGCCTGGCACCGGCGGCGAACCGGACGGCGACGTCTACTTCGATTCCGTTGCGGCAGCCGGTGACGGCTGGCACAACGGCATGACCTCGCGGCTCACCGAGGAGGAAATGCTGCCGCTCTTCGCCGAGCGCGGCGGCGATCCTGAACGGCCCGGCAAGCGGCATCCCTTGGACGCTCTGCTGTGGCGCGTAGCCCGCGAGGGCGAGCCGAAGTGGCCGGGAAGCTCGCTGGGCGAAGGCAGGCCCGGATGGCATATCGAGTGTTCCATCATTGCCCGGAAGTTCCTGCCGGAAACCTTCGATATCCAAGGCGGCGGCTCGGACCTGAGCTTCCCGCACCACGAAATGAGCGCCGGGCATGCATATGCCTTGACCGGAACGGCACTCGCACGCCACTTCGTGCATGCCGGCATGGTGGGCCTGGACGGCGAAAAAATGAGCAAGTCCAAGGGCAACCTGGTGCTCGTGTCGAAGCTTCGGTCGGAGGGCGTGGACCCGTCCGCCATCCGTACCGTGCTGCTGGGCCAGCATTACCGCAGCGACTGGTTCTGGACCGATGACCTGCTGCAGGCTGGAACCGAACGGCTGGCGCGTTGGCGGGCCGCCGCAGGCACCTCGGATGAGCAATCGGCCGCCGCATTGGCCGACAGGATCCGAGCGGCCTTGGCAGAGGACCTGGATGCACCTGCGGCGCTGGCCGCGGTGGATGCCTGGGCTGCGGCCTCGCCCAGCGGCAGCAGCCAGGCTGAAGCGGCCGCCGGATCGCCCGTCGCCAAGGTGCTCGACGCGTTGCTCGGCATCGTCCTCTAGCGCTACCGCTAATGCCAGCCGGGCGGAGCCTTTTGGCTGCCGCCCGGCTACTCCTTCCGGCGCTTTTTCAGGTAGCGCTCGAATTCACGGGCAATGGATTCGCCGGTCGCCTCCGGCAGATCCGCCGTGTCCTTTGCCTCTTCAAGCTGCCGGACGTAAGCGGCAACTTCCGGATCTTCCGTGGCCAGTTCGTTGACGCCGCGCTCCCATGCCTCGGCCTCCTCGGTCAGTACGGCGGTATCGAGCGGAACCTGCAGAATATCTTCCAGGCCTTGCAAAATCGCCAGCTCAGCCTTGGGGGAGGGGGACTGCCCGACATAATGGGGCACCGCTGCCCAGAGGGACAGGGTGGGGATTCCTGCCAGTGAGGCGACTTCAGCAAGCACTCCGACGATCCCGGTCGGACCCTCGTACTGGCTGGCTTCCGTATTCAGGGATTCCCGAACCGTGTCATCTTCGCTGGTGATAGTCACGGGAATGGGCCGACTGTGCGGAACATCGGCCAGCAACGCCCCGACCAGTACAAGGCAATCGACGTCGAGTTCAGTGGCATGGGCGAGCAACTCGGCGGTGTACGCCCGCCAGCGGTATGACGGTTCGACACCGTGCACGAACACAATGTCTATGTCGGTATCCGGAACGCTGCAACGGGTCAGCTTGGTGGTGGGCCATTTGATCCGGCGGTCCCCTGACGCCGTACGCCGGATCAACGGGCGGGTGAACTGGAAGTCGTAATACAGGTCGGGGTCGATACTGGCCACCTTGACACCGTCCCACAACCGGCTGAGGTACTTCACTGCGTCGGTTGCCGCCTCGCCGGCATCATTCCAGCCTTCAAACGCGGCGAGCATGATAGTTAGCCGCCGCTCGTCTCCGCCGTCAGGCTTCGGGAACAAGCGCCGCAAGCCCCGTGCCTCATTACTGTCCATAGTGCTCACTTCTTCACCCTAAACCCAGCCCGTTGAGTTGTCAGTGAGCGGAACAGTGATTCGCGTAGAGCATAGCCAGTGTTTGGAGGCGTGCCCGGCGCCGGCGGGACCGTAGACTTGGAGCATGTCTGCTTCTCCCGACCGCCTTGGTGCGCTGTCTGAAAATCCAACGCGCGTACAGGCGGTTCTCTGGGATATGGACGGAACCCTCGTCGACACCGAACCGTACTGGATCGAAGCCGAAACGGAGCTGGTCCTCCAATTCGGCGGTGTCTGGACTGACGAGCTGGGCCGCGGACTGGTCGGCAATGCCCTTCCGGTTTCAGCTGTAGTCCTGCAGGAGGCGGGCGTCGACCTGGGCGTCAGGGAGATCATCGACCACCTGCTGAGAGCCGTCGTCGCCAAGGTGCGCCACGAGATCCCTTGGCGCCCCGGGGCCAGGGAACTGCTGAAGCAGCTTAACGAGGCAGGGGTGCCGACAGCGCTCGTAACCATGTCCGAGACCATCCTGGCCGAAGAGGTCGTCCGGTCGCTGCCTGCGCGCAGCTTCAGCTTCATGATCACCGGGGACATGGTGGAGCATGGCAAACCCAATCCGGAACCGTACCAGCGTGCCTTCGACAAGCTCGCAGCAGCTGACCCCGGACTCGATAAGTCACGTGTAGTGGCGCTTGAAGACTCTGTGCCGGGTGCCACCTCGGCCCAAGCCGCAGGACTGGTGACGGTGGCCATCCCTCACGTCGTCGAGGTCCCCGATCATCCGGGCCGGTACCGGTGGGAAAGTTTGGCAGGCAAGGCTTTGGCGGATCTGGACCTGCTGCTGGAACAGGATGTCGTCAACACTCAGGGTGCCGGGAGAAGCGCATGAACATGTCGCCGGACACTGGGAACAGCCCGGACACCAGCAACTCCGCACCTGAATCCAAACCGCCGGCCCGCCGCGAGGGCATCCCGCTGGGCAGCATCGGCGGCGTTCCCATCGTGCTGGCCTACTCCTGGTTCATCATTGCTGTCTTCATCGTTTTCGCCTTCGGGCCCCAGGTCAGCAGGGCTATCCCAGGACTTGGCAGCGCATCCTATGTGGTGGCCTTCGGCTATGCCGTTCTGCTGCTGCTCTCCGTCCTCTTCCATGAACTCGCCCACGCACTCAGCGCGCGGGTCTTCGGCTGGCCGACCGCGAAGATCGTACTCAACCTGTGGGGCGGCCACACCCAGTTCGAAAACTTTAAGGCCACTCCGGGCAAGTCCCTGATAGTTGCCTTGTCCGGACCCGCAGCCAATTTCGCGCTGGCCGGTTTTGGTGCCTTGCTCATGCCTGTCATGGAGGCCAACGCCGTGGCCTGGGTCCTGACAGACATCTTCATCTGGGCCAACCTGCTCGTCGCGGTCTTCAACATCCTCCCTGGCTTGCCGCTGGACGGTGGCAGATTGGTGGAGTCAGCCGTCTGGAGCATCACCGGCAGTCAGGAGAAGGGCACGTTGGCCGCAGGCTGGGCAGGACGCATCATCGTCATCCTCATCGTGGCGGGATTCATCGGCGTGCCGCTGGCCATGGGCCGCGAACCCGACCTTCAGGTCGTGGTGATCATGGTTCTGGTGGGTGGATTCCTCTGGATGGGCGCGAGTGCTTCCATTACCAACGCCAAGTTGCGGCTGCGGCTGCCGCACGTCAGCGCCGGCGCCCTCAAAAAGCCTGCTGTCAGCATGCCTGCCAGCTCTAACGTGGAGCAAGTGCAAGCCGTAGCACGGAGGACGCCGCATGCATTCGTGATCCTGACAGCCGCCACCGGCCAGCCAGAGGCGATCGTCGACGGCCACGCGCTTGAACAGGTTCCCGCAACTGCAGCTGCCCGCACCCCGGCAGCCGCTGTCAGCCGTGCCCTGGCCCCGGGTGCCTACATACCGGAATGGGCTGCCGGACAGGAACTGGTGCAGTACCTGGCCGGGCTTGCCGGAACCGAATATGCGGTCACCGACGCTGACGGGCGGGTTACGGGACTGCTCAGCCAATCAACTGTTGTACGGGCCATCACCGGCAAAGCCGCGTAACCAGCACACCGCCCAGATCCCAGCCGATAATCAGTATCCACCGATCGGAAGTAGCACCAACATGAGTTCACCGACCACACCGCACGGAGCAGACCAGCGCCGCGGCCCGTTCCGCTCCGGAGAGCGCGTACAGCTCACGGACGAAAAGGGCCGGATGAACACGATTACGCTGACCCCCGGCGGCGCATTCCATACCCATAAGGGCTTCCTGACGCACGATGTTCTGATCGGCCAGCCGGAAGGCTGCGTGGTCAGCAATGACACCGGCCATAAGTATCAGGCCCTGCGGCCACTACTCTCGGATTTCGTCCTGTCCATGCCGCGGGGCGCCGCCGTCGTATATCCCAAAGACGCCGGTCAGATTGTGACGATGGCCGATATTTTTCCCGGCGCCCGGGTAGTTGAAGCCGGTGTGGGCTCCGGCGCGCTGAGCATTTCGCTGTTGCGCGCCGTGGGCGACCAGGGCTATCTGCATTCGTTTGAACGGCGTGAGGAATTCGCCGACATCGCACGGGGAAATGTCGAAACCATTTTCGGCGGACCACATCCGGCCTGGCAGATCTCGCTGGGCGACTTCCAGGACGAAGTGGTCAAGCAGGAGGCTCCGGGCAGTGTGGACCGTGTGGTGCTGGACATGCTGGCCCCGTGGGAATGTCTGGACGCCGTTGCAACCGTGCTGGCTCCGGGCGGGGTGTGGATCAGCTATGTCGCAACCGTTACGCAGCTGTCGCGGACGGCGGAAGCGATCCGAGCCGACGGCCGCTTCACCGAACCCGACGGCTGGGAGTCGATGGTGCGCGGCTGGCATTTGGAAGGGCTGGCAGTTCGCCCGGATCACCGGATGGTCGCCCACACCGGCTTCCTGCTCACTGCCCGCCGGCTGGCCGATGGCGTCACCGGGCTGACTCCTAAGCGCCGCGCCTCCAAATCGGAATTCTCGGCAGCGGACCTGAAAACCTGGGCTCCTGAGGATGAGCAGTGGGATACAGAGGCGCTGGGGGAGCGGGCAGTGTCGGACAAAAGGCTCAGACGTGCGGCCAAGGACGCCGCTTCCACTGTGCAACGCGGCGCTTTCAAAAATGCCGATCAGCCCGACAATAGCGGCGGACAGGTTACAGACCAGTAACAACTAGGCGTTCATACTGCTATCGGCGGAATTCCCCGAGAGGCTCCGGCGTTTCCTTCTCAAGTAAGTGTTGCACTCGGGGCATCGGCGGCTAGGGTCTTACCAAGGGACCCGATTCCAGAGAGCAGGTTGCGGTGATGAACGAAGACCAGAACCAGACCAATCAATCGGCACCGGCTGGAGAGACAACCGAGCTGACTGTTGCACAGCGCCAGATCAATGTTCTGCGGGACAAGATCCGGAATCTGGACAAGCAGTTGGCATCGGCCACGCAGAACAACGCACGGCTTGTCTCCATGCTGGAGTCTGCCAAGGCCGAGATTGTCCGCCTCAAAGATGCTCTGGAACGCGACGGCGAAACCCCCTTCAGTTTTGCCACCATTACCCAGGTCAATAGGCGGCAGCATCCACGCACAGGTGCAACCACTACGGCGACCACGCAGGAAAGCGTAGACATCATCCAGTCCGGCCGCAAGCTCCGTGTTGCCGTCAGTCCGCTGATCAACCTCGCACAACTGAGCCCGGGGCAGGAAGTGCTCCTGAACGAATCCCTCACCGTTATCGCGGCCTTGGGATTCGAGCGCGCCGGCGAACTCGTCACCATCAAGGAACTGCTCGGTGCGGACCGTGCCCTGGTAGTCGGGCGGGCCGACGAGGAAAGAGTGGTCAAACTTTCCGGCACC belongs to Arthrobacter crystallopoietes and includes:
- a CDS encoding PGPGW domain-containing protein — translated: MGRRVDAIPLWLRRTGVEVLGWTLILVGVAMLVLPGPGLLAIVGGLVVLSVHNAWAKHLVARVKIRTIRLAMKEVQTWPRIVAGAVGGLMVVVAGIVWLAQPSRPGWWMFGEQWWLPGGWGVGVALIASGLIALLLLLYCLYRFGRPRTSSRRRGLEL
- a CDS encoding M20/M25/M40 family metallo-hydrolase — encoded protein: MPALRPQDEVVRICQELIRIDTSNFGDNAGPGERAAAEYAAGLLEEVGLSTEIFESSPGRASVVTRMAGEDPSADALVVHGHLDVVPAQKEDWQVDPFSGEEKDGLIWGRGAVDMKDMDAMILSVARDMARTGTKPKRDIVFAFFADEEAGGKYGARWAVDNRPELFDGATEAISEVGGFSANIGGKRAYLLQTAEKGIAWLRLAVSGRAGHGSQINTDNAVTTLAGAVGRIGAHQWPIELTDTSRRFLDGVTELTGVEFDPDNPDILLKELGTVARFVGATLQNTSNPTVLKAGYKENVIPGLAEARIDARTLPGQDELVLAKIQELAGQDVDISYIHQDSALEVPFAGNLVDAMVDSLRHEDPEAVVLPYTLSGGTDNKSLARLGITGYGFAPLQLPDDLDFTGMFHGVDERVPVDSLKFGTRVLQRLLTTY
- a CDS encoding acyl-CoA dehydrogenase family protein produces the protein MTKTVEELLPEAMLATFRSRAAGYDEANSFCHEDFADLQAADYLKMLVPDANGGLGYGLRQASLAQLRLASAAPATALAVNMHLVWTGVAQVMRARGDRSLDFVLEEASRGEIFGFGVSEAGNDHVLFDSTTVATPQDDGGYSFTGTKVFTSLSPVWTRLGTFGRDDDGDEPQLVWAFIDRKAPGYRIKDDWNTLGMRASQSNTTVLDGVRARPERVFRKLPVGPNPDPLIFGIFSCFEILLASVYTGIGMRGVELAVENVRRRTSLKTGKSYAQDPDIRWRVADAAIEMDGLYPQLESIARDVDALVDHGPMWFPKLASVKVRATETAKRVVEHAVRVSGGGGYFRGSELERLYRDVLAGLYHPSDDESAHGTVANAWLGPIED
- a CDS encoding DUF5703 family protein, which produces MREQISSGSIQRERDHLRQYEYLVLTVNKGESVKEARRALAEHAEYGKWDLIRTRFYMGGSRKYWMRRKVLRVEATV
- a CDS encoding aldo/keto reductase, encoding MEQNRLGQSGLKVPRLSLGTMTWGQETDEESAATMLRSYLDAGGTLLDTAAAYAEGGSEAIIGAFLGELVPRQEVTVVSKAGMVRRDGAREVDTSRGAMLRSLDASLARLGTDYLDVWLAHVWDDNAPLEETLSALEFAVSSGRARYVGVSNYSGWQLARAVSLSAVPLVAVQCEYSLLQRTAEREVIPAARALGTGVMAWSPLGRGVLTGKYRNGTPADSRGASENRAGFVEPYLAGRPARIAEALATAARGLDVQPLELALGWTLEQPGIETAVIGPRTPGQLEQILKAAPKSIPPEIASALDDISVP
- a CDS encoding undecaprenyl-diphosphate phosphatase; its protein translation is MTWLEAAFLGLIQGLTEFLPISSSAHLRVAGELLPGASDPGAAFTAITQLGTETAVLVYFWKDIVQIVKSWFGSLTGKVPRNNPDARMGWLIIIGSVPIGVLGLLFEDQIEGTFRSLWIVATMLIVFGLFLAIADTIGKQVRTLDKLSYKHGILYGLAQALALIPGVSRSGGTITAGLLMGYTREAAARYAFLLAIPAVFASGLYQLATSWNEPGPYGGGETALATLVAFVVGFVIIGWFLKYVSTRSYKLFVWYRIALGLLLYILLGIGAINA
- the mshC gene encoding cysteine--1-D-myo-inosityl 2-amino-2-deoxy-alpha-D-glucopyranoside ligase, encoding MFGWNARPVPQIAGGRNTLALFDTAAGEMVQLDPAPTGSLYVCGITPYDATHMGHAATYVSFDLLNRYWRDAGREVQYVQNVTDIDDPLLERANATGVDWEALAKDQTNLFREDMEALNVLPPNHYIGAVESIEWIIPAIEQLISEGLAYRVPGTGGEPDGDVYFDSVAAAGDGWHNGMTSRLTEEEMLPLFAERGGDPERPGKRHPLDALLWRVAREGEPKWPGSSLGEGRPGWHIECSIIARKFLPETFDIQGGGSDLSFPHHEMSAGHAYALTGTALARHFVHAGMVGLDGEKMSKSKGNLVLVSKLRSEGVDPSAIRTVLLGQHYRSDWFWTDDLLQAGTERLARWRAAAGTSDEQSAAALADRIRAALAEDLDAPAALAAVDAWAAASPSGSSQAEAAAGSPVAKVLDALLGIVL
- a CDS encoding PAC2 family protein, which gives rise to MDSNEARGLRRLFPKPDGGDERRLTIMLAAFEGWNDAGEAATDAVKYLSRLWDGVKVASIDPDLYYDFQFTRPLIRRTASGDRRIKWPTTKLTRCSVPDTDIDIVFVHGVEPSYRWRAYTAELLAHATELDVDCLVLVGALLADVPHSRPIPVTITSEDDTVRESLNTEASQYEGPTGIVGVLAEVASLAGIPTLSLWAAVPHYVGQSPSPKAELAILQGLEDILQVPLDTAVLTEEAEAWERGVNELATEDPEVAAYVRQLEEAKDTADLPEATGESIAREFERYLKKRRKE